Genomic window (Arachis hypogaea cultivar Tifrunner chromosome 13, arahy.Tifrunner.gnm2.J5K5, whole genome shotgun sequence):
tacatcaaatatatttaaaacagctaatttttcaaaaaaatttagaattaatttagtaataattTTACAAGAACAATCATCAACACAAATAAATCAGAAATAATGGTCATGCATTACTGAATtagtcctaaatttttttaaaatttaattgtcagTAGTATATTCGatgcaaataaaaattttaaaatttttgacaaattttataaaaaaaatataatttttcctAATATAATATGATTAACATTCATGGGTCTTAATTATTTTGTGTATGTAGATAGCAGAAAGTGAGAGGAACCAACAtagcaataacaacaacaataatgtgTTGAGTGGAGGAGGAACAAACTATAACAATAATGAATCTCATCACAATGAGCAGCATCAATTTGAGTCTCGTGGCTACTTCCAAGTCACTGCATTACAACCCAATAACAATGAAAACCATTATGCTGCTACTGCTGCTAGGCAAGATCACATGTCCCTTCAATTAGTCTAAGCCTCTATCTATCTACATACCTACCAataatttatttctttcttctatgtcgtgtgtttttttttttttcggaattATCCGATTTAGTCTGTGATCTTGGTCTTAGCATATGaaggttttttatttaaataaataaaaaattatttccaaACATATTCAAAAGTTGTAGAAAGAAGTTGCAAGTATATATATGCAACTTATATTATATCATTTTGCAATAGGATATtgctttgaaaaaataaattgcgTTTCACACCAACCAATTGTGAAAtcaacatgtttttcacattttgcaaaaaaaaaaaaaaaaaaacagaaaattgaattaatttttttcacaTTTGTTCTGCTCATTTCTCATGTCTTACATGAGTTGAATTCCACATGTTCTCCATGCATAGAGTTTtagcttaaaataaaaataaagacatTTTCAACCATCCTCGTGTTAAATGAGTGGAACAAGTGCATAAAAAATGAAGTCAATTTTTTCAAGTAAATGCTTATATAAAGTTGCATGAATTAAACATGTTGATTTTGCAACTCTCTCGTGCGAAATGCAGTTTAAGGTATCAGACTCGTAATTTTTATATGCTtggaaataattaattatttaaaatgaaaaaccCCATATGACATTTAATTTAATGTATGATCATCACCTATAAGTATATATCTTTAATTTGTACTAAGACTACATCATATGCACGTAGAATACACGAAAGGATAAGAAAGGATAAGAGAGAACAGtcggaaaaaaaaaagtaaaagaaagataatattttataataaatatttagatatattaaataatattaattaatctaattaattctaattatacACAAACAAATTACAATCGAACAAGTTGACTAATATCCATTGGGAGGGTGTAGGATTTAGAAGGAGAGTGATAAGAATAACGTGCAAAGAAACGGTTGACAATTTCGGTTGGATGAAAGTCATCAAAGAATGCATGAAGGCTCCTGTCCCAACACGGTTCATGCTCCTCTTTACACTGTCCATTGGATCCTACCTCGCAGCATCTAAAAATACCTCCATGACCTGAAATAATCCAaatcaaatatataattaattaattaattaattaattaataaaactgCTTAATATAATACGTGACGATTTGATTACCCCGGGGGTGGTTTAATTGAGGGATATGAGATGCCATAAGAGGAGTGTTGACATAGATGAAATTGGAATGAGAGAATTGTTTGTTGAGTTGCTGAGACAATGCTTCAAGCTTGTTATTAAACATACGTGATGCGTTATTCACTTCAGTGGCACATAGGGAGTGGTTTTTGCCATGAGTAATAATTTCATGTGGAATGCAGCCTAGAAGGTGCAATCCAACCAAAACAAACTTGCTTGCTCCAAGTTGGTGCAATGCCTTTAAATGCTGCGAATATTGTTTCACAAGTTCCGCAGCGAATTCTTCAGGGGAATACTTTTCACTAGAACGGTAATGTTGGGGCAGGAAATAATTGTTTATGAAATCGTTGCTTCCTACGTTCACATAATATAAGCATTTTTTTAGTCTTTCTTCCACATTCTCAACTCTTCCTCCAACTTGCTTAGTGATTTCTGATATTATTACCTTGTGATTTTGTAGCTGCTTCTCCAACTCCACATTATCACCCTGAGTTAATAATTAATCATCACAAATCATGCTTATATAACACACTACTAATTCATTGATATAAGTTtgttgatatataatataccaaaTGTTTTCCGGTGTCATAGCGAATTCCCGCAGAGCCGGATGCATAATTGACACCCTCCTTGATATCGTAACCACCATAATTAGCATAGGGAGGGATAAGATGGTCAAATCCCAATAGTTGTGCTGCAATAATCAATCATATTCAGCTACCTAGTTACTCATTTCAATTTTGTTAATATATACATCACATGCATACATAATAATTATTGAACGAAGACGCGCTAAATTTTTAGAGTGGTCTCTcgtatttatgatttttttattattttaatgtttcaatctaaaatttattattattatactgattctcaaaattaaattttggatactatatatattgattttttt
Coding sequences:
- the LOC112784241 gene encoding GDSL esterase/lipase At1g29660-like — protein: MSQIKYTTKMYQHFQKTRSYLVMLLFLSCLFFSLYIFCVAQIVKIFSHKSENMGCESKLWLVFLLMSGVTIVVGEPQVPCLFIFGDSLSDSGNNNKLSTDCKANYFPYGIDFPDGPTGRYTNGLTIADFITQLLGFDHLIPPYANYGGYDIKEGVNYASGSAGIRYDTGKHLGDNVELEKQLQNHKVIISEITKQVGGRVENVEERLKKCLYYVNVGSNDFINNYFLPQHYRSSEKYSPEEFAAELVKQYSQHLKALHQLGASKFVLVGLHLLGCIPHEIITHGKNHSLCATEVNNASRMFNNKLEALSQQLNKQFSHSNFIYVNTPLMASHIPQLNHPRGHGGIFRCCEVGSNGQCKEEHEPCWDRSLHAFFDDFHPTEIVNRFFARYSYHSPSKSYTLPMDISQLVRL